A genome region from endosymbiont of Acanthamoeba sp. UWC8 includes the following:
- a CDS encoding PQQ-binding-like beta-propeller repeat protein, producing the protein MKYINFSITALSLLALTGCSSMSNLWLGDDKKEKLVGERLIVYPSVFSTSIDESYKGTLISIPQAQNINEIKSSNGINSVLFPNLTFAANFKKSKEFSFRGSDTFSSITQPILFDNQIIILDSAGKLLAYDLDSNKKLWETAELRKKSSAGLFHISPDFYHGGITLKDNILFVTLGLNTITAINADDGSIIWSKEIASPTRSTPAIANDLLFVQTLDNSTYALNAKTGEIVWAHYGVKSDVSTVETSSPVVVSNIVLVQYSSGEIVGIETTTGNELMSLSNNSGLERLGAHKQFHSVVHKIILEGSLLIFYDNEGIVSALNLKDGKQLWSNKLGFNKPLWSCGELAIGINESKELIAFNKYDGRIKWQTNLKLFEDQKNKHNTVWSEPIVGNNKILIVNSQGHLLEFDINSGEKLFQREVIKNVMTAPIIFNGKLYLISNNGKIVEYS; encoded by the coding sequence ATGAAATATATAAATTTTAGTATTACAGCTTTATCCTTATTAGCTTTAACCGGTTGCAGCAGTATGTCAAACTTATGGCTTGGTGATGATAAAAAAGAAAAATTAGTTGGCGAAAGACTTATTGTTTATCCTTCCGTTTTCTCAACTAGTATTGATGAAAGCTATAAAGGCACATTAATTTCCATTCCTCAAGCTCAAAATATAAATGAAATTAAAAGTTCAAACGGCATCAATTCCGTTTTATTTCCTAATTTAACTTTCGCAGCTAATTTTAAAAAATCTAAAGAATTTAGCTTTAGAGGTTCAGATACTTTTTCTAGTATTACTCAACCGATATTATTTGATAACCAAATAATAATTTTAGACTCCGCCGGTAAGTTATTAGCTTATGACCTAGATTCTAATAAAAAATTATGGGAAACTGCTGAGCTTAGAAAAAAATCAAGCGCCGGTTTGTTTCATATATCTCCAGATTTTTACCACGGCGGTATAACTCTCAAGGATAATATTCTTTTTGTAACTCTGGGGTTAAATACCATAACTGCTATTAATGCTGATGACGGCAGTATTATATGGTCGAAAGAGATAGCAAGCCCTACTCGTTCTACTCCTGCTATTGCTAATGATTTACTGTTTGTTCAAACACTTGATAATTCAACATATGCATTAAATGCTAAAACCGGTGAGATAGTTTGGGCGCACTATGGGGTTAAAAGTGATGTTAGTACAGTAGAGACCTCTTCACCTGTTGTGGTTAGTAATATTGTATTAGTTCAATATAGCTCAGGGGAAATCGTTGGAATAGAAACAACGACCGGTAATGAGCTTATGTCCTTAAGTAATAATAGCGGACTTGAAAGGCTTGGTGCGCATAAGCAGTTTCATAGCGTAGTTCATAAAATTATTTTGGAAGGAAGTTTATTAATTTTTTATGATAATGAGGGAATCGTTTCCGCGCTGAATTTAAAAGACGGTAAACAGTTGTGGAGTAATAAACTTGGTTTTAATAAACCACTTTGGTCATGCGGAGAGCTCGCAATCGGAATTAATGAATCCAAAGAGCTTATAGCTTTCAATAAATATGACGGCAGAATAAAGTGGCAAACTAATCTGAAGTTATTTGAAGATCAAAAAAATAAACATAATACTGTTTGGTCGGAACCTATTGTTGGAAATAATAAAATTTTAATAGTAAATTCTCAAGGACATTTACTCGAATTTGACATAAATAGCGGTGAAAAACTATTTCAAAGAGAAGTAATTAAAAATGTAATGACGGCTCCGATTATTTTTAACGGTAAATTATATTTAATTTCCAATAACGGTAAAATTGTAGAGTATTCTTAA
- a CDS encoding YerC/YecD family TrpR-related protein yields the protein MDNIDMSKIKSYENELYEVILKLKTLEDCYAFFRDLCTPAEIKAMQERWHVAQLLHAGDLSYRDIYNRTGVSISTIGRVARFLKHEPYGGYRKILSK from the coding sequence ATGGATAATATAGATATGAGTAAAATAAAAAGTTACGAAAATGAACTTTATGAAGTAATATTAAAACTTAAAACATTAGAAGATTGCTATGCTTTTTTCAGAGATCTTTGCACCCCGGCAGAAATTAAAGCTATGCAGGAAAGGTGGCATGTAGCACAGCTTTTACATGCAGGAGACCTTTCTTATCGCGATATATATAACAGAACAGGCGTAAGCATTTCAACCATCGGAAGAGTAGCAAGGTTTTTAAAACATGAACCTTACGGCGGCTATAGAAAAATTCTTTCAAAATAA
- a CDS encoding SixA phosphatase family protein, translated as MKKLFLLRHADAPFTSGQSDFDRALSKKGKEECLYLNKYFQNNPVPELILCSNAIRTKQTAEIVLNNLSDETNLIFKQELYNSPINNLISIIEDTNDDINTLMVIGHNPSITLLSEILFPTNTHVFPEVSDYEITAKLVVLNIDTNNWFPLTNHQTSILDLVFHKTY; from the coding sequence ATGAAAAAATTATTTTTACTTAGACATGCCGATGCTCCTTTTACCAGCGGTCAATCAGATTTTGATAGAGCTTTAAGTAAAAAGGGTAAGGAGGAATGTTTATATCTAAACAAATATTTTCAAAATAACCCTGTTCCTGAACTCATTTTATGCTCTAATGCCATACGCACTAAGCAAACAGCTGAAATAGTTCTTAACAATTTATCCGATGAAACCAATCTGATATTTAAGCAGGAATTATATAACTCACCTATTAACAACCTTATAAGCATTATTGAAGATACAAATGATGATATAAACACTTTAATGGTAATCGGCCACAACCCTTCAATCACGTTGCTTTCAGAAATTCTATTTCCTACCAATACGCACGTATTTCCTGAAGTTTCAGATTATGAAATAACTGCTAAATTAGTGGTGCTAAATATAGATACTAACAACTGGTTTCCTCTTACAAATCACCAAACTTCTATATTAGATCTAGTTTTCCACAAAACTTACTAA
- a CDS encoding queuosine precursor transporter, whose protein sequence is MNTTTKMSYQKNTNSLLVIGVLFSAFLILSNLAENKICEIYGFYFAGGLVFFPLTYIFDDVLTEVYGFKVCRKIIWLAFFSNLVVIAGLYLVMLIKPAAEWQNQEAFDRIYHQSFRVLLASFISFLFGEFINAFVLAKLKIKTKGKHFWFRAILSSALGVFVENTIFCFIAFLGIMELSVIWNIIITGYFFKLFYEIIALPLTYKIVSFLKNKDGIDYYDYKTSFNPFSISN, encoded by the coding sequence ATGAACACTACCACAAAAATGTCTTACCAAAAAAATACTAATAGCTTATTAGTTATCGGAGTATTATTTAGTGCATTTTTAATTTTATCAAACCTTGCAGAAAATAAAATTTGCGAGATCTACGGCTTTTATTTCGCCGGTGGGTTAGTATTCTTTCCGCTTACCTATATATTTGATGATGTTCTGACTGAGGTGTATGGTTTTAAAGTATGTAGAAAGATAATTTGGCTGGCGTTTTTCAGTAATCTTGTAGTTATTGCCGGGTTATATTTAGTAATGCTTATTAAGCCGGCTGCCGAGTGGCAGAATCAAGAAGCTTTTGACAGAATATACCATCAATCGTTTAGAGTGCTTTTAGCCTCTTTTATCAGTTTTTTATTTGGTGAGTTTATAAATGCTTTTGTTTTAGCAAAGCTTAAAATAAAGACTAAAGGTAAGCATTTTTGGTTTAGAGCAATATTAAGTTCCGCATTAGGTGTATTTGTAGAAAATACTATTTTTTGCTTTATAGCATTTCTTGGTATTATGGAGCTTTCGGTGATTTGGAATATTATAATTACCGGATATTTCTTTAAATTATTTTATGAAATAATTGCTTTACCTTTAACCTATAAAATAGTGAGCTTTCTTAAAAATAAAGACGGTATTGATTATTATGATTATAAAACATCGTTTAATCCCTTCTCAATTTCAAATTGA
- a CDS encoding sulfite exporter TauE/SafE family protein yields MAHCEHHHNHSSFNINEILSFLGLDAGGEGLILTLFLTGLAASFTHCIGMCGPIALTQMSMRLMHLPKEKMQEKYKLNAALSLPYYFGKAFTYVVLMLIAMIFSKSIKNIPYIKWAALILLMITALLFIKSGITKTFQLFDLKLPFKNKLDNFFAGKVSKLNLSPFGFKGLIMGMILGLIPCGIVYASIITVISRTDSYFTATIAMFMFGLATIPGLFLVSYLGGQILSSKKAIFNSLYSLMMFVNAYLIISYAFNLTSQ; encoded by the coding sequence TTGGCACACTGCGAACATCATCATAATCATAGCTCTTTTAATATAAATGAAATTTTATCGTTTTTAGGGCTTGATGCGGGTGGTGAGGGTTTAATACTAACCCTATTTTTAACCGGGCTTGCTGCAAGTTTTACTCATTGCATCGGTATGTGCGGACCTATAGCTTTAACACAAATGAGCATGAGGCTAATGCATTTGCCTAAGGAAAAGATGCAGGAAAAATATAAATTAAATGCTGCACTTTCCTTACCATACTATTTCGGTAAAGCCTTTACTTATGTAGTGTTGATGTTAATTGCGATGATATTTTCAAAAAGCATAAAAAATATCCCTTATATAAAGTGGGCGGCTCTGATATTATTGATGATTACTGCTCTTCTGTTTATAAAGTCAGGCATTACTAAAACTTTCCAACTCTTTGATTTAAAGCTACCTTTTAAAAATAAACTTGATAACTTTTTTGCCGGGAAAGTAAGTAAGTTAAATTTAAGCCCATTCGGCTTTAAAGGATTAATTATGGGAATGATTTTAGGGCTTATTCCCTGCGGCATTGTATATGCTTCTATAATTACCGTTATATCACGAACTGATAGCTATTTTACAGCTACAATAGCTATGTTTATGTTCGGGCTTGCCACCATCCCGGGCTTATTTTTGGTCTCATATCTTGGAGGGCAAATACTTAGTAGCAAAAAAGCTATTTTTAACTCTCTCTATTCACTAATGATGTTTGTTAATGCCTACCTAATAATTTCATATGCTTTTAACTTAACATCCCAATAA
- a CDS encoding replicative DNA helicase, producing MKAESLENIHIEQNITQVLREQPSNVEAEQGLLGALLNNNEHINKVADFLIADHFYLPLHKKIYENIIKFIEKGLVANPITLKNYLEKEEALQESGIKSFDYLVKLAASATTIVNVESFARLIYECAIRRKLITIGEDIVNDSFINNSDEDGFKQIEKAEQKLFNLAVQGQSDSKLLTLKDSIKITLKRLDTALKRGGGLSGVTTGFIELDNLLGGLQSSDLLILAARPSMGKTSLAINMGIHAAESFLEENKKSGEGKPKSVAIFSLEMSAEQVAMRMLSVKTKINGSKIRLGTIRQEELALLSSETNNLNQLPVFIDDTAAISISALRTRARRLKRQHNLGLVIVDYLQLLTGSGSSDNRVHEIGEISQGLKAIAKELDVPVLALSQLSRAVESREDKRPQLSDLRESGNIEQDADVVMFIYREEYYLERRKPVSDPDKMNEWQLSHDRVHNTAEVIVSKQRNGPIGSKLLYFDSSTTAFGNLDINMDHHNPDY from the coding sequence ATGAAAGCCGAAAGCTTAGAAAATATACATATTGAGCAAAACATAACTCAAGTACTGCGTGAGCAACCTAGTAACGTTGAAGCCGAGCAGGGATTACTCGGTGCTTTACTTAACAACAACGAGCATATTAATAAGGTTGCTGATTTCCTTATTGCCGATCACTTTTACCTGCCTCTACATAAAAAGATTTATGAAAATATTATAAAATTTATTGAAAAAGGTTTAGTAGCCAATCCGATTACCCTAAAAAACTACCTTGAAAAAGAAGAGGCGTTACAGGAATCAGGAATAAAAAGCTTCGATTATTTAGTTAAGCTTGCTGCAAGTGCAACGACAATTGTGAATGTGGAATCATTTGCTCGGCTTATTTATGAATGCGCAATTAGAAGAAAGTTAATAACTATAGGGGAAGACATAGTAAATGATTCTTTTATCAATAATTCGGACGAAGATGGCTTTAAGCAGATAGAGAAAGCTGAGCAAAAGCTGTTTAATTTAGCTGTACAGGGTCAATCCGACTCAAAACTTCTTACCCTAAAGGACTCGATCAAGATAACTTTAAAACGACTTGATACGGCTTTAAAACGCGGTGGAGGATTAAGTGGGGTAACTACAGGGTTTATAGAACTTGATAATCTGCTTGGCGGATTACAAAGCTCTGATTTATTGATACTTGCTGCCAGACCCTCGATGGGTAAAACTTCACTTGCTATCAATATGGGTATACATGCGGCAGAAAGTTTTCTTGAAGAAAATAAGAAATCAGGTGAAGGTAAACCTAAATCGGTTGCTATATTCTCACTTGAGATGTCAGCTGAGCAAGTTGCTATGAGGATGCTTTCCGTAAAAACTAAGATAAACGGCAGTAAAATAAGGCTAGGAACAATCAGGCAGGAAGAGCTCGCCCTGCTTTCCTCGGAAACTAACAATTTGAATCAGCTTCCGGTATTTATTGATGATACTGCTGCTATTTCAATTTCCGCCTTAAGAACAAGGGCAAGAAGATTAAAAAGGCAGCATAATTTAGGTTTGGTAATTGTAGATTATTTACAGCTTCTAACCGGTTCCGGATCAAGTGACAATAGAGTGCATGAAATAGGTGAAATTTCCCAAGGTTTAAAAGCTATTGCAAAAGAACTGGATGTTCCCGTGCTTGCATTGTCACAGTTATCGAGAGCGGTAGAATCAAGAGAAGATAAACGTCCGCAGCTTTCGGACTTACGTGAAAGCGGTAATATTGAGCAAGATGCGGATGTAGTAATGTTTATCTATCGGGAAGAGTATTATCTTGAGAGAAGAAAACCGGTATCAGACCCCGATAAAATGAATGAGTGGCAATTAAGCCATGATAGGGTGCATAATACCGCGGAAGTAATCGTTTCCAAACAAAGGAACGGCCCAATCGGTAGCAAGTTACTATACTTTGATTCTTCAACTACGGCTTTTGGGAACTTGGATATTAATATGGATCATCATAATCCGGATTATTAA
- the hemE gene encoding uroporphyrinogen decarboxylase — MIVEKPLLKILNDKQPTSRIPVWLMRQAGRYLPEYREIRKNFKNFLEFCFTPEAAAEVTIQPLRRFDLDAAIIFSDILTIPHALGVEVNFKQGEGPHLEIIKTEERINRLEMVNIKDLEKVFTTIKLVKKELDSNYPGKTLIGFAGSPWTIACYMVQGVSDQKFGKVKVFAEENPSVFQKLIDKIVEATVYYLKEQIKSGVDVIKLFDSWAGVLSGDEYQRWVIEPNKKVIKKVREEFEQIKIIGFPRNSGEQLYKEYASQTGVDCLSISDDISLQWAKDNIKDKVIQGNFNNLLLATSKKDIKQEVEKILRITHGHPYIFNLNHGVVPETPIENVQELIENIRNFRI, encoded by the coding sequence ATGATAGTAGAAAAGCCTCTTTTAAAAATTTTGAATGATAAACAACCTACAAGTAGAATTCCGGTATGGTTAATGAGACAAGCCGGGAGATATTTACCCGAATATAGAGAGATACGAAAAAATTTTAAAAATTTCCTGGAATTTTGTTTTACTCCCGAAGCTGCCGCTGAAGTTACCATTCAACCGTTGAGAAGATTTGATTTAGACGCGGCAATTATTTTTTCCGACATACTAACCATACCTCATGCTTTAGGTGTTGAAGTTAATTTTAAGCAAGGCGAAGGCCCTCACCTGGAAATTATAAAAACCGAAGAACGTATAAACCGACTTGAAATGGTGAATATAAAAGATTTGGAAAAAGTTTTTACGACGATAAAATTAGTAAAGAAAGAACTGGATAGCAACTATCCTGGTAAAACTTTAATCGGGTTTGCAGGTTCTCCCTGGACAATTGCCTGCTATATGGTGCAAGGCGTAAGTGACCAAAAATTTGGGAAAGTTAAAGTTTTTGCAGAGGAGAATCCCTCTGTATTTCAAAAATTAATTGATAAAATAGTTGAAGCAACTGTCTATTATTTAAAAGAACAGATTAAAAGCGGAGTTGATGTAATAAAATTATTTGATTCATGGGCAGGGGTGCTGTCAGGTGACGAATATCAGAGGTGGGTAATAGAACCGAATAAAAAAGTTATAAAAAAAGTCAGGGAAGAATTCGAACAGATCAAAATAATAGGGTTTCCTCGAAATTCCGGTGAACAACTATATAAGGAATATGCCTCGCAAACAGGAGTGGACTGTTTAAGTATATCAGATGATATCTCACTTCAATGGGCAAAAGATAATATTAAGGATAAGGTAATACAAGGAAACTTTAACAATCTTTTGCTTGCAACTTCCAAAAAAGATATTAAACAAGAGGTGGAAAAAATTTTGAGAATTACTCATGGCCACCCGTACATTTTTAATTTAAATCATGGGGTGGTTCCGGAAACTCCGATAGAAAATGTACAAGAACTTATAGAAAATATTAGAAACTTCAGAATATGA
- a CDS encoding type IV secretion system protein: protein MPQLLNNILAIVIIFTCKVAFAGSFYTNCIAGNDFGGSNKIENMVLTPLNPVCQDRCNIECNSFSREINGVELNQSVITACKTDCQNGVYYSSSYYDIKDASTIPPTIEIKPPVAIQTHCGDNEWAKNNTYATNINVKKGDKIRLSIAGNASANVVYLCGKQDVSFQPIFSSSKPSDWENNSSQTQWTSPAQHECLYYMSNSEWNSLTNYKLWSLNYSPLSQRYPSKCVSGQTNNQTNNEPIDIDWINEKINATNLGTSTAQSAPDNSSFCKESIPSNLNSIYGPCKWSARNYNYTDTGINVADGDELSISWSGRYSHFSHDLGELDTNGLAKCMTDPKKSSTIRKACFDSFYADSSIQIKPARQSGFNLSSIPGIVMNGEATRLTPIGTTSFQTDPKVKRTTLLGLQGSVFDENLKTTFLTGIPGCMNDATITDPNIAKIKNSDKAECVQIDDLGTPHYNYSGILKGFSSERTPLAIRHNDGHTDIETMKMWYSDNFGGYNVDISWGGCPKYNGENVQYAVASSGSAITESMWKDVPQSSYLQGNYLNIDFNDPGTLFFRIKTITPPAGSSAEIKKLYESPGSYFGQYYIVAELLKPDATITCGTICEFINMIHDVLVGSGDGRPGAAQSIFSSITRDAQYIGLVRALLVFYVAFFGVGFLIGTIKLNQQEAVIRMVKVGVIITLISPNSWDFFGTYLLNMFIEGGIELIAIIVSGSFSSEVVNVTRDPFAVFSLFDGPISQIFSSAVWKKIYALICTGLLGLIVALVVMYCAIIYVLSLLKATLVYIYSLVGIALLITTAPIFICCLLFEITKSLFDSWWKYLISYTLQPVMVFAAIAIFNLVIMVLLYTCLNFTACEFCILGIDLGSLYNECWIPGYRTTLAMNVPGDVPNFFMPGNVVSTALAFALLGNSMYKFTGFIAGVCGVLITGNFREASAAAPADATMSAMKNTVKTAISTTTQMASAGIKTAGAVGDAAAPGVGQVANKAGEGVEQAGEKAGAMLDSVMEKDKN, encoded by the coding sequence ATGCCGCAACTGCTTAATAACATACTAGCTATAGTAATCATTTTTACTTGTAAAGTAGCCTTTGCAGGGAGTTTTTATACTAATTGTATTGCCGGAAATGATTTTGGTGGATCCAATAAAATAGAAAACATGGTTCTTACACCTTTAAACCCTGTCTGCCAAGATCGTTGTAATATTGAATGCAATAGCTTTTCAAGAGAGATTAATGGGGTAGAATTAAATCAATCAGTAATCACTGCATGCAAAACAGATTGCCAAAACGGAGTTTATTACTCAAGTAGTTATTATGATATTAAAGATGCCTCTACAATCCCGCCCACTATAGAAATTAAACCTCCGGTTGCCATACAAACCCACTGCGGAGATAATGAATGGGCTAAAAATAACACATATGCAACTAATATTAACGTAAAAAAAGGTGATAAAATACGTTTGTCTATAGCCGGAAATGCAAGCGCTAATGTAGTTTATCTATGCGGAAAACAAGATGTTTCATTTCAACCGATTTTCAGTTCTTCAAAACCATCCGATTGGGAAAATAATTCCAGCCAAACACAATGGACAAGCCCGGCGCAGCATGAGTGTCTTTACTATATGAGTAACAGTGAATGGAATAGTCTTACAAATTATAAGTTATGGAGTTTAAATTATTCGCCACTCAGCCAACGGTACCCTTCTAAGTGTGTTTCAGGGCAAACTAATAACCAAACAAATAATGAACCTATAGATATTGATTGGATTAATGAAAAAATAAATGCTACTAACCTTGGTACTTCTACTGCCCAAAGTGCACCGGACAACAGCAGCTTTTGTAAGGAGAGTATTCCTTCAAATTTAAATAGCATTTATGGTCCCTGCAAATGGAGCGCGAGGAATTATAACTATACCGATACAGGAATAAATGTAGCTGATGGTGATGAATTATCAATTAGTTGGAGCGGCAGGTATAGTCATTTTAGTCATGACCTGGGAGAGTTAGATACTAACGGCTTGGCAAAGTGCATGACTGATCCTAAAAAATCCTCAACTATCAGGAAAGCTTGTTTTGATTCATTTTATGCTGATAGTTCAATCCAAATTAAGCCTGCACGCCAATCAGGATTTAATCTATCCTCTATTCCGGGTATAGTTATGAACGGTGAAGCTACGCGCTTAACTCCGATTGGCACCACTTCCTTTCAAACTGATCCGAAAGTAAAAAGAACTACATTACTAGGCCTCCAAGGAAGCGTATTTGATGAGAATTTAAAAACTACATTTCTGACAGGCATTCCCGGTTGTATGAATGATGCTACGATTACTGATCCTAATATCGCTAAAATTAAAAATTCCGATAAAGCGGAATGCGTACAAATTGATGATTTAGGTACGCCTCATTATAATTATTCCGGTATACTAAAAGGGTTCAGTTCCGAGAGAACACCACTTGCAATCAGGCATAATGACGGACATACGGACATTGAAACAATGAAGATGTGGTATAGTGATAACTTCGGCGGATATAATGTCGATATCAGTTGGGGCGGGTGCCCGAAATATAACGGTGAAAATGTTCAATATGCAGTTGCTTCCTCAGGAAGTGCTATTACCGAGAGTATGTGGAAAGATGTTCCGCAAAGTTCATATCTGCAAGGAAACTATTTGAATATTGATTTTAACGATCCCGGAACCTTATTCTTCAGAATAAAAACTATAACACCTCCGGCAGGCTCATCTGCTGAAATTAAAAAACTTTATGAGAGTCCTGGCAGCTACTTCGGCCAATATTATATAGTAGCCGAGCTACTTAAACCTGATGCAACTATTACCTGCGGTACTATTTGTGAATTTATAAATATGATTCATGATGTATTAGTCGGCTCAGGTGACGGAAGACCCGGTGCAGCCCAATCAATTTTTTCATCAATTACAAGGGATGCTCAATATATAGGTTTAGTACGTGCGCTTTTAGTATTCTATGTTGCATTTTTCGGCGTAGGGTTTTTAATCGGCACTATAAAACTTAATCAACAAGAAGCTGTAATTCGTATGGTGAAAGTAGGAGTAATAATAACTTTAATTTCTCCTAACTCATGGGATTTCTTCGGTACTTATCTGCTTAATATGTTTATAGAAGGCGGAATTGAGTTAATTGCCATAATAGTCTCAGGTTCTTTCAGCAGTGAGGTTGTGAATGTTACCAGAGATCCTTTTGCTGTATTCAGTTTATTTGACGGTCCGATTTCTCAAATATTCAGCTCAGCTGTCTGGAAAAAAATATATGCTCTTATATGTACGGGGCTTTTAGGTCTTATAGTTGCATTAGTAGTTATGTATTGTGCAATAATTTATGTATTATCTTTACTGAAAGCTACTCTTGTATATATATATTCGCTGGTCGGTATCGCACTTTTGATCACCACGGCTCCGATATTCATTTGTTGTCTGTTGTTTGAGATTACGAAATCATTGTTTGACAGTTGGTGGAAATATTTAATTTCTTATACTTTACAACCTGTAATGGTGTTTGCCGCAATAGCTATTTTCAACTTAGTAATAATGGTTTTGCTTTATACTTGTTTGAATTTCACAGCATGCGAATTTTGTATCTTAGGGATTGATTTAGGATCTTTGTATAATGAATGTTGGATTCCCGGATATAGAACGACACTTGCAATGAATGTTCCCGGAGATGTACCGAATTTCTTTATGCCTGGTAATGTTGTTTCAACTGCGCTTGCATTTGCTTTATTAGGCAATTCAATGTATAAATTTACCGGCTTTATCGCAGGTGTTTGTGGGGTACTGATCACCGGAAACTTCAGAGAGGCTAGTGCTGCCGCACCTGCTGATGCTACAATGAGTGCTATGAAGAACACTGTTAAAACTGCAATAAGCACTACTACCCAAATGGCCTCAGCAGGTATTAAAACCGCCGGGGCTGTAGGAGATGCAGCAGCTCCGGGAGTAGGCCAGGTAGCTAATAAAGCCGGGGAGGGAGTTGAACAAGCCGGAGAGAAAGCTGGTGCCATGCTCGATAGTGTTATGGAAAAGGATAAAAATTAA